In a single window of the Acipenser ruthenus chromosome 20, fAciRut3.2 maternal haplotype, whole genome shotgun sequence genome:
- the LOC117425443 gene encoding E3 ubiquitin-protein ligase RNF182-like encodes MSCSHSETEERLPSDELECKICYQRYNAHNRKPKILDCLHRVCARCLNKILDIGDGCHYISCPFCRHETEVTEYEVAGLPDDMNIMSKLATRDKSWSSDSKEVVLTPKSLASSSPHGSSNCLVITIMEVQRDSPRTPSRNSSSDYYADHSLDSISVTSHNQIDQDLFSKLCNHVPRILVWLLGFFYFGSLPLGIYLLVIQKVTLGIVCVSLVPSSLTVCLVYGFCQCLCQGMCDCSSRS; translated from the coding sequence atgagcTGCAGTCACTCTGAAACCGAAGAAAGGCTACCAAGTGATGAGCTGGAGTGCAAAATTTGTTACCAGCGGTATAATGCGCACAACCGGAAACCCAAAATCCTGGACTGCCTTCACAGGGTATGTGCAAGATGTCTAAACAAGATACTGGACATAGGCGATGGCTGCCATTACATCAGCTGTCCCTTTTGTCGCCATGAAACAGAGGTGACGGAATACGAGGTGGCAGGACTTCCGGATGACATGAACATCATGTCGAAACTGGCCACCAGAGACAAATCATGGAGCTCGGACAGCAAAGAGGTGGTCCTAACACCCAAAAGTCTGGCTTCATCCAGCCCTCATGGATCCTCCAACTGCCTAGTTATCACAATCATGGAAGTACAGAGGGACTCCCCTAGGACTCCCAGCAGAAACTCAAGCTCTGATTACTATGCAGATCACAGTTTGGATTCAATATCAGTGACTTCTCATAATCAAATAGACCAAGATCTTTTCTCAAAGCTGTGTAACCATGTGCCCAGAATACTCGTTTGGCTGCTAGGTTTCTTCTACTTTGGCTCTCTGCCGCTCGGGATTTACCTGCTGGTGATTCAGAAAGTGACCTTAGGGATTGTGTGTGTCAGTCTTGTTCCTTCCAGTCTGACAGTTTGTTTGGTTTATGGGTTTTGCCAGTGCCTGTGCCAAGGGATGTGTGACTGTTCATCAAGAAGCTGA